A single window of Nicotiana tomentosiformis chromosome 1, ASM39032v3, whole genome shotgun sequence DNA harbors:
- the LOC104104825 gene encoding dormancy-associated protein homolog 3, which translates to MSLLDKLWDDTVAGPRPDSGLGKLRKYSTFSARSNSGKESEVSTPRSFSEEASSEDAVRVTRSIMIVKPPGSQNRDSPPVSPAGTTPPVSPFAGAGGREAYWSRRRSFAYENASGVGPRSPRPPYDL; encoded by the exons ATGAGCTTACTTGACAAGCTCTGGGATGACACCGTTGCCGGTCCCCGGCCAGATAGTGGCCTCGGGAAACTCCGGAAGTATTCTACTTTTAGCGCCCGTTCTAATTCCGGCAAGG AATCAGAAGTTTCGACACCGAGATCCTTCAGTGAGGAAGCAAGTAGTGAGGATGCGGTAAGGGTGACAAGGAGTATCATGATAGTAAAGCCTCCCGGGAGTCAGAACAGAGATTCACCTCCCGTTTCTCCCGCCGGTACCACTCCTCCGGTCTCTCCTTTTGCCG GTGCAGGAGGAAGAGAAGCATATTGGTCCCGTAGGCGATCATTTGCATACGAGAATGCTAGTGGGGTTGGACCCAGAAGTCCTCGTCCTCCTTACGACCTGTAA